tctctcattaTCTGAACCAGCTTTGAATAAATTTCATCACGGTGATTTTTGTAATCCTATCATGAAAGCAAACACAAGTTTAAGGCTCACATAATATTTATGCAGGGAATTTAACCAACCCCAGTAATATAAGTTTTAAGACTGAGAAAgcatttaaaaatagtttctGTGAACAGTATATTGCAAATGAATCACTTACAGCTGCTACTCGGTCGATCTCTGACTGCAATAACACTTTATACGTCTCTGGCACTTTGAGTAAGAGAATTCTCCTAATTTCTTGATGAATTCATGAAAAccataaaataatcaataagaACCtctataatattcaattacaCAGAATATCTGAAAAGAAAAtgcaaattcaaatttgagatTGACACCCAAAATGCATCTAGCAGTACTAATATAATTTACACCACCAGTAATACAAATGCTAATAATGAATATTTAACAGCACTCTGCAACCACCTACCAGGTATGATGGCATACGTGAAACTTATCACTTGGCTTGCCATAGCCAGATGCCTAGCTGTAATTGATCTCAAACCAGACACCTGTAGTCAAATTATGTCACCAAGGACAACGTAAAAGAAACAGTTAGGACTCCAGCATACATAAGGTCAAATTGGACCTTTTCCTTTTGTTCTAATACAAAATACACTGTAAACAAAAAAAGGTATGAAAAGGTTTAACTGTTTAGTGATCAAAACATCAACATATGTCTCAAACAGTCATAACTTCAATAGTCAAATAGAAATTCAACTTCAGAAGTGcactaacaaaaataatacctGTAAGGCATTCGCTCCAAGAACGAGATGAGCAGTCCTTGAATTGAATAATTTCAAGAGCTCAGCAACACGATGAACTACTTCCGCAGATAATGTGGGCAAAAAACTATTCATATCTACATACTCTGACATCATCTTCACCAAATATAGGCCACTGAAGCAacaatgaaaatgataaacaaATCTTATCACTAACATATAATCAAACTCAAGAACCGATAAATCTACCATCACAAAAACTATTTGAATTTACTACATAATTCCACAAAGGAAGAAAGTATTGCATAAAACTGAAAAGTATTAGTAGTCATGGCTACTTACCAATTCACCATGTGATATGCAACACCTTTAAAATAAAGCATCCGCAGGGCAGATTTACCACGTTCTTTTGTGCTGGCATTGTTTCCATTAGATGAAGTACTGACATCAGCATTGCTGTTCTCAGTTGGCACACTTGACCTTAATGGATCAGTGTATGTTCCATTAGAATCTGGACGCTCGACGCTCTGGGATGTGTTCAATGGACCAGCATCTGACTCGGAAGGACCATCACTGCTTGATACCACTTCACTAGAAGTAACTGCAGTATCATCAGAAGCACCACCACTCTCTCCAGAAATCACAGATTCTGAAGAACATAGTGAATTGACAATGACCTGAAACTCATCTGGTACATCTATCTCAGACCAATTTTCTTGGTCAAGGAGAGCCCTCATCTTAGACATCTATAATAGTAATACCAGCAAACGAGTTAGTCTAACTCATAGCAAGGATTGAGGGATCCCCCCTATCCTCCCCTCCCAAAAAAATTAGAGTAGCTAGGAAGAATGAAAACTAACTCGAGATTCATGCTGGAACTCAATGAAGGATTTAGCTTGTGATTGAAGTGTTCCACGAATGCTATACCCCAGCCTTCCACCAATCTGTTTATGTAAGCAtgatataatatcataatcaTGATTAAACAACTCCCTGTTATAGAATGTACATAACTATAAGATGCAGCACATACCTTCTCTGTTGAACTTATAAATTCCTGACTGATATTATAAACACCAAGAAATTCTTGCAATTTAAGTTTGGGATGAATTTGAGAACGGATTCCAACAATTTTGGCCCATCTTCCATGAGCAGCATCGCAAGCAGCAAATAGAGCCTCCGCATTCTCTCTCAAGATATCAGCTCTGTcaaaatgaaggaaaaatttcaaaaactgGTGTATATGGTGGTTCATATGGTTCAAAATGTGGATCtccataaataattgaaacataTTCTTGCTCAGCTTTGGAACAAAACCTTTTAAgggaaatatataaaatagtagtactaattttctGTCTAATTCAATTTCAGAAGTACACAAGGACCCCACCATCCACACCCCTCAAAAAATGCCCTAAGGatacaagaaaaagaaagagcaTCTCACCGGAAACTTCTTGATAGATTAGGATTTCCTGCTTCATAACCTCTCCCATGAGCGGACGTGGTTCTGCTGGTATTTTGTGAAGATTGTTGTGAAAGGGAAATAGCCTGACCATCAGTTTCTTGAGCTGTTTCTGGAGATGATGCACCATGTGCAATAGCAGCAGCAACAGAGTCGGCAGCATAGTGACCATTGAGATTTCCCATGATCCATTCAATTGCTCTTTTGACTTCAGAAGCCCGTAATAAGTGTGTCTGCATTCACtaaaagaaaacaatcaaGTTACGCCATGCCAAAAAACCAGATCGCATGTATATATGCAGACTCCAGATTCCAGGCAAGTACCAATTGTCAAGAATACATTACCTGCACTATCTTGAAAATTTCCTGTAAAAGCTTCACAAAGCTATCAGGTGACAGACTTTTCAATTTACTTCCTAGTGATGAACCCCCACCTGAGTCAACATTACAGAATTAGAAGATTTTGTCAGCCCAAAAAGTTTCTCCACAGCCAGAAAGATTTTGACAGAAAGAAATGAccattaaaaattttcattattaacaGAACGCAAGAGTGAAAATCAAATCATGTGTGCAGATAGTCaactaaaaggaaagaagTCTTTCAGCAGAAAGCAAATATTATGAAGTCCACTGAAcctataattttgaaatgatgCATTGAACCCACCATCAGTATCCCCAATCCCCTCTCCAGAGATGGAATCTGACTCTAGATGCATATTCAAAACTGTCACTTTGACAGAAGTCTTTATATCAGAAGCTAGTGTATCTCTGTATATTCGCAAGACGGCCGGTAATTTTCCctggaaaaaagaagaatcagCCATGAGACTAAATTGAAACCACAAACAAGAGAAGTAGCAAACAAAATAACAgaagaaaaacatacaaaacaCCTTCCTTTAGATTAAGTATCAACTCATTTTTTGTGACAGAAACAGGTAAACAAAATAACTTAAATCAAATGCACCAAGATAGGTGTTTTCAACACGgaaaagcaaataaacaagTCCTCATGCAATGTGCACCAATTTGATAAAACCTAGGTCATGCATAAGTGATAATCAATCCAGATTAAGAACCTAATTACAAGCTAGTCATATTCATACATCATCAGCTATATTCATTTAAAGTTACTCTCCATTATCTGCAATCTTGATACTGAACTTTAGGTTGAACTATTCATACACCATCATTTTTCCATAACTCTGCGTCTTCAACAATTAGCAGTTATCAGAGTAGGGTAGTAAGAGAGCATCCaaccaccaaaaaaaatagtactatgatTGAATGTTTTTTCTTCTACAAACAAAGAGATACTGGAAACTCTACATAAGGAAACACCGACTCACTGTTCTAAGTAATCCAATGACAAGAGGGAGAAGCTGATCTTGAAAATGTGAAGATCTTTCTTCCTCCAATTTAACCTGCATTTTTACATAGAAAAGTAGTCAGATCCGCTATGAGAAACTGTAAAATGAGTCAATAACAACCACagcaaacaaagaaaataatcaaaactaTGAAGTATCAAACATTTCTTATGAGCATTATATGAGtagtgtgtgtgagagagagaggggggggGGAGTACTGAATAATCCGTCAAGACTAGAGGACAAGCTTAATAGTTAGCTTGTAGttctaaacaaaaataatgtcCTGTGTATGAGGAAAAGGTCGATTTTTCACTGGTTACTAACTGTTAATCTTATTTGCAGAGATTAAATTtagatattattatactcTAACTCAACTGAGATATCTCCCATAAATCTGAAGCCTCGTCCTATAAGACGTCAGTTTAGCAGCATGCACAACTCAAATAACAACTGTGATTTAACCGTAAGCCTAGCTGGCAAAATTCTCAAACCATCTTATGCAAATCCTTGTTAACTGATGTACTAGACATCAGATGGTGTAGAAGCAGATTACGAATGACTGTTTGCATAAAATACTGACGTGTAAAAacaggaaaaaaaattcttgaatAAAGAACATAAGTAAAAATTGATTCCTTAAATAATTAGttcttcaaatataaaaaagatataCAACATTAAGCTTACTTCTTCATATTTTCCAGTGGAGGTTATGGTAGTCACTACTGATACATCCATACTATCAGCACCACGCATAGATGCACGGATAAATTCTGCTGAAAGAATGCTACAAGAATGAATATGATAAGTCAAAATATCAAGCTACTTCATATTGAACTTATAATCAAACAAGTTGGACACCAAAATCATGAACAGACTTCATGGAAGCCagataaaataaacattaaagtCTGCACCTTTCAGAAAATCCATTTGATAGAAACCAAAAGTTCATTGTTCTGCATAGCATCAAGTTTCCAAAAACCCGAGTTGGCATTGTGGTTTAACATCAAACAGAACTTAAGGGGGTTTTCGAAGTTAGCTAGATATTGCAATCATATAATTAGCCGAGATTTTCTCATTAGTTTTGGGCTTAGCCAACCCTATGTTGAAAGAGACATCTCCACaggagtaataataaaaataaaataatagatttAAGTACACATGGCTTCATGACAGCTAATAATATCATCTTGACTCGTTGCTTTTTTGGCTATTTCTTGGGAGCAATCTTTTTAAGTAATCCTAATATGCTTAGTGTTTTCATTTACAATGGCTAAGCAGTATAACATAAACCAATGTGGCCCACagtccaaattaaaatattatactacctccgtccacaaaaaatagatatgttttaccattttgggccgtccaccaaaattagactaatCTAAAAATGGAACCAATACTAACCCTACACACCATTCTAAATGTGGAcctcataatccactaacactacttccacCACATTttccctccctctctcttactttaccaattgcgcattaaaacccgtgccatttacaactttgtctattttttgtggacagaggtagtatatCTTAGCCAgcaatatatatagagtataACTCTTGAGCTATGACCAACTAACTCGAATCAATTGGGCAGTTGAATGTTACTTCCATTATTTCTACTCTCTAGTAACATGTATGAAAAAGGTAAGACATGCTAAGATCAGTTAAAAGACGCATCTTTAAGATTGAATCAACCAGTCAGCCAGGTCCTACAAGACCACCTTAGCACATTTATTTTGTCATGTAAGAATAGCAAAGGACATCAGAAGTCAAAACTTGCAAAGATGCAGGAACAAAGACAGAGGTATCTCAGAATTAATGTGCTTATGAAGACTTGGCTTGAAATATGGGATTGTATGATTCGTCCaggtatataaatatattgatgtcCTAGGCATCAACATCATTGTGAATAAGGAATCTCATGTTAGCATTTGATCTCGAAACAAGAATAAACAAACCTGTTAACTGACTCCACTGAAGCTGTTACATGTTCACGAAGATGTCGAAAGCAATGTAGGCCAATCAACTCGTCTCCTTCCTATTAAAGCGCAGACCGGTCATCAGATGGGAATATATATCCAAAATACATGTGAAGAAAATAGGAAGCACGACAAGatgttgaagaaataaatacAGAAATATCTCATCTGTAGTGAACATACCAATATATGTTGCAGGTCATCAATAATATCTAAAGCTCCAAGACAATCTGCAGATGCAACAAGCTGCAAATAATAGGTgataaatatggtaaatcAACAAGGGCTTGTTTACGTAAGTAGCTACAAGCAGCACGTAAGAAAATTAACCTCCACTATTAGATTTACTGCAgggaaattaattttgtttgtcaAGGCCAATAATGACACTTCCAGAATTTGTTGTCATACATGATTTCGAACGTAGTATCTTAGGGTGATTAAGTACATTTTACAACCCCATGTAAATAGTACAGCATGAGTTAGAACGTAGAATAATCACAACTTGATAAGACTTGGTAAAAAATTCATAGAACAATTCTTGTTGGTTGTTAAAATTAAGACCTAGAGCACCCAAGTTATAAAGAAGAGAGTTAAGAAATGCTACAAAACCCTCTTGCTCATAT
The genomic region above belongs to Salvia hispanica cultivar TCC Black 2014 chromosome 3, UniMelb_Shisp_WGS_1.0, whole genome shotgun sequence and contains:
- the LOC125214507 gene encoding vacuolar protein sorting-associated protein 54, chloroplastic is translated as MDSSPSQSPGRSTESPHGSSRRASGYATTSSLAKSVSDAGSQSFSSILNNPNPSSSLIGWWSSSTAVPVPEFVPLPPAPKLGSELTRSDFLPYINAVSESHSHFVEILRQHDRDHEGQGGLFGGGSAGEALVACLREVPALYFKEDFQLEDGATFRAACPFRTMSENVALQERLSQYLDVVELHLVKEISMRSSSFFEAQVQLEDLNSKILQGCERVRELKETIRLLDSDLVGSARKVQELSGKRGDMIALQSKLRLMLSVNQAVSTLQLLVASADCLGALDIIDDLQHILEGDELIGLHCFRHLREHVTASVESVNSILSAEFIRASMRGADSMDVSVVTTITSTGKYEEVKLEEERSSHFQDQLLPLVIGLLRTGKLPAVLRIYRDTLASDIKTSVKVTVLNMHLESDSISGEGIGDTDGGGSSLGSKLKSLSPDSFVKLLQEIFKIVQTHLLRASEVKRAIEWIMGNLNGHYAADSVAAAIAHGASSPETAQETDGQAISLSQQSSQNTSRTTSAHGRGYEAGNPNLSRSFRADILRENAEALFAACDAAHGRWAKIVGIRSQIHPKLKLQEFLGVYNISQEFISSTEKIGGRLGYSIRGTLQSQAKSFIEFQHESRMSKMRALLDQENWSEIDVPDEFQVIVNSLCSSESVISGESGGASDDTAVTSSEVVSSSDGPSESDAGPLNTSQSVERPDSNGTYTDPLRSSVPTENSNADVSTSSNGNNASTKERGKSALRMLYFKGVAYHMVNCGLYLVKMMSEYVDMNSFLPTLSAEVVHRVAELLKLFNSRTAHLVLGANALQVSGLRSITARHLAMASQVISFTYAIIPEIRRILLLKVPETYKVLLQSEIDRVAADYKNHRDEIYSKLVQIMRERLLFHLRSLPQIVEGWNRSEGTELQPSQFAQSLTKEVAYLLRTLTKHLHEEDVQAIFGQVVTILHSQIADAFSKLEISTPQAKRSLRCEIEHLLGCIRSLPSDNLSKSTPPNWGPLDEFLAQQIGSEAGE